The Rhinoderma darwinii isolate aRhiDar2 chromosome 8, aRhiDar2.hap1, whole genome shotgun sequence genome has a window encoding:
- the LOC142659896 gene encoding uncharacterized protein LOC142659896, whose product MDVGVQDFEDIVVYFSEEEWGFLREEQKRLYKEVMMENYKTLCSLGSFYLKPELISKIERGKEPCVKDQALHDGDIPIAYFIIKPDFISKLPEVLHDDDETDCVYLEIDSDSETELEGEFYTSDPLEIEDDGLSDCIYMGPEELSLPEPRIQPSVRDAALCEDENASDCVYLESEDETTAEQVKETRVADEDDDDDEDDDDDDDEDDDDDDEDEDDEEDEDSSSDCVYVETETNPATERQKRTSVKYEDPYDEDQDVDVDDDPFIPHTDPPRTGRWEPKMLNGIVRDRIIEDVVVPINGNTDSPNNNLLNVWYVKRVENETTEHQEVIVPGSPPIEHCKENGPRGGAYPDAFLKDDAANESDYITDLKFTCPLCPEVFSSVSKFFEHQKIHEPKTPVCPECGARFSDSTALERHLLLHIEEKIQVCQECGQCFTTHSALEIHMKTHKGDKQWSCPDCGKFLYSKSGLDRHRLIHVRDKPVPCPRCGKCFIKQTNFEMHLRLHDGEEYYPCTQCEKLFSTKAACERHIRAHTMERPHGCPQCGKRFLYNGCLIKHMRVHTGEKPYVCPDCGRRFAQSSSLNCHRRLHEDEKPYVCQECNKCFVKKFNFEMHLKIHAKGKLLAEMAQLRREDISHVVPTAANAKSKEPRSGKRDIDDGALGGRSRLDVSLKNGTFGDVPPDENPLDSSHRDGPFRERSFIDVLYNDRSTEDVRFTERPVIRKTSEGIPLNERHVTIKDEPREDVPFKERPIGDFPFDRRNVMDVSFNGRRVGDAAFDKRFITDVSLNSWPAEDLSFIEDPFIDISSNEQSIGHHSFLQIPSSHVYYNEQDILDMSRSHDPDSDGSFIESPGMDGSFGSNSGNSKAEEKQHVCRECGKSFPYNGCLVKHLRTHTGEKPFPCNECGKSFAQTSTLNCHKRTHTGERPYICPQCGKGFTSQSHVARHQAIHNVNRTFLCNGCGKEFSQRSYLLKHQKRMTCSQTL is encoded by the exons ATG GATGTAGGCgttcaagattttgaggatatCGTGGTCTATTTttctgaagaggaatggggttTCCTGAGAGAGGAGCAGAAGAGACTTTACAAAGAAGTGATGATGGAGAATTACAAGACTCTGTGTTCCCTGG GTAGTTTCTATTTGAAGCCAGAATTAATATCCAAGATTGAACGAGGAAAGGAGCCCTGTGTGAAGGACCAGGCCCTGCACGATGGAGACATCCCCATAG CCTACTTCATTATAAAGCCTGACTTTATATCCAAGCTTCCAGAAGTATTGCATGACGATGACGAAACAG ACTGTGTCTACCTGGAAATTGATTCTGATTCAGAGACAGAACTGGAAGGGGAATTTTACACAAGCGATCCATTAGAAATAGAAGATGACGGCCTCTCAG ACTGTATCTATATGGGACCTGAAGAGTTGTCATTGCCTGAACCACGTATACAGCCAAGTGTGAGGGACGCAGCGCTATGCGAGGATGAAAACGCGTCAG ATTGTGTATATCTGGAGTCGGAGGATGAGACAACTGCCGAACAAGTAAAAGAAACAAGAGTGgcagatgaggatgatgatgacgatgaggatgatgatgatgatgacgatgaggatgatgatgatgacgatgaggatgaagatgatgaagaagatgAAGACAGCTCGTCTG ATTGTGTCTATGTGGAAACAGAAACAAATCCTGCGACTGAGCGGCAAAAACGGACATCGGTGAAGTATGAAGACCCGTATGATGAAGACCAAGACGTGGATGTGG ATGATGACCCGTTTATACCACACACTGATCCACCTCGGACTGGTCGCTGGGAGCCCAAGATGCTCAATGGGATTGTTCGTG atcggaTTATTGAAGATGTCGTTGTTCCAATAAATGGTAATACGGATTCGCCAAACAATAATCTGTTGAATGTGTGGTACGTGAAAAGAGTAGAAAACGAGACGACCGAACACCAAGAAGTGATCGTTCCAGGATCTCCTCCTATTGAACATTGTAAAGAGAACGGCCCCCGAGGCGGCGCTTACCCCGACGCGTTCTTAAAGGACGATGCGGCCAATGAATCCGATTACATCACCGACTTAAAGTTCACCTGCCCCTTGTGTCCTGAAGTGTTCTCCAGTGTATccaagttttttgaacatcagaaGATCCATGAGCCAAAAACTCCGGTTTGCCCGGAATGCGGCGCGCGCTTCAGCGACTCGACGGCTTTAGAGCGACATCTATTACTGCACATAGAAGAGAAGATCCAGGTGTGTCAGGAGTGCGGCCAGTGTTTTACCACCCACTCCGCACTGGAAATACATATGAAAACTCACAAAGGGGATAAGCAGTGGTCCTGCCCCGATTGTGGTAAATTCCTTTATTCAAAGTCAGGACTGGATAGACATCGGCTAATACACGTCCGAGACAAGCCCGTCCCGTGTCCTCGGTGTGGCAAATGTTTCATCAAGCAGACAAACTTTGAGATGCACCTGCGGCTCCACGACGGAGAAGAATATTATCCCTGTACCCAGTGCGAAAAGTTATTCAGCACCAAGGCTGCCTGCGAGAGACACATACGAGCGCATACGATGGAGAGACCCCATGGCTGTCCGCAGTGCGGTAAACGTTTCCTGTATAACGGCTGCCTGATCAAGCACATGAGGGTGCACACCGGAGAGAAACCTTACGTCTGCCCGGATTGCGGTCGGCGCTTTGCTCAAAGTTCCAGCCTCAATTGTCACCGGCGACTTCATGAAGACGAGAAACCGTACGTTTGTCAGGAATGCAACAAATGTTTCGTCAAGAAATTCAATTTTGAAATGCATCTGAAAATTCACGCAAAGGGGAAATTGCTGGCGGAAATGGCCCAATTGCGGCGTGAAGATATCTCCCATGTCGTGCCAACTGCGGCCAACGCCAAAAGCAAGGAGCCGAGAAGTGGAAAACGTGATATCGATGACGGAGCGTTAGGCGGAAGGTCTCGTCTAGATGTCTCGCTGAAGAATGgaacgtttggagacgtcccacccGATGAGAACCCTCTAGACTCCTCCCATCGAGATGGTCCGTTTCGCGAGAGGTCTTTTATAGACGTCTTATACAATGATAGGTCTACTGAAGATGTCCGCTTCACCGAGAGGCCTGTTATACGTAAGACGTCTGAAGGGATCCCATTGAACGAGCGGCATGTTACCATCAAGGATGAGCCCCGTGAAGATGTCCCGTTTAAGGAAAGGCCCATTGGAGATTTCCCATTTGACAGGAGGAATGTTATGGATGTTTCATTCAACGGTAGACGTGTAGGAGACGCGGCATTCGATAAGAGGTTTATTACAGACGTCTCCCTGAACAGCTGGCCTGCTGAAGATCTCTCATTTATCGAGGACCCTTTTATAGATATTTCATCTAACGAACAGTCTATTGGACATCACTCGTTTCTACAGATTCCTTCGAGCCACGTCTATTATAATGAGCAGGATATTCTGGACATGTCACGTAGCCATGACCCTGACAGCGATGGCTCGTTTATAGAGAGTCCTGGGATGGACGGCTCATTTGGCAGCAACTCCGGAAActcgaaagccgaggagaagcagCATGTTTGCCGAGAGTGTGGGAAAAGTTTTCCGTATAATGGATGTTTGGTGAAACATCTCAGGACTCACACGGGAGAGAAGCCGTTTCCTTGCAACGAATGCGGAAAATCTTTTGCGCAAACCTCGACCCTGAATTGTCACAAAAGGACTCACACGGGAGAGAGGCCGTACATCTGTCCTCAGTGCGGTAAAGGTTTCACCAGTCAGTCTCATGTCGCCCGGCATCAAGCGATTCACAACGTAAACCGAACGTTTTTATGTAACGGGTGCGGGAAAGAGTTTTCCCAGAGGTCCTACCTTTTAAAGCATCAGAAGAGGATGACTTGTTCACAGACGCTCTGA